In Sideroxyarcus emersonii, one DNA window encodes the following:
- a CDS encoding glutamate synthase-related protein — protein sequence MIEVRNKVSNSSLPAQQGLYDPRQEHDACGVGFVAHIKGLASHDRVSQGLQILENLTHRGAVGADPLAGDGAGILIQIPDAFLRKALEKSRVALPPAGEYGVGMLFLPRDAKARAACEKIIADKIKAEGQTLLGWRDVPVDNSGLGESVKAVEPCVRQVFIGRGKKTADQDAFERKLFVIRKTAEHAIGNLPKEQGKGFYAPSMSSRTIVYKGMLLADQVGKYFLDLQDKALVSAFSLVHQRFSTNTFPTWNLAHPFRMIAHNGEINTLRGNVNWMAARHAAMSSKFLGKDLDKLWPLIVEGQSDSACFDNALELLVAGGYSLPHAMMLLIPEAWAGNPLMDEERRAFYEYHAALMEPWDGPAAVAFTDGRMIGATLDRNGLRPARYLITDDDVVLMASEMGVLPIPEQKVVKKWRLQPGKMFLIDMQAGRIVDDAELKQQIATAKPYRKWIEQSRHYLDDLPKSKATLKNEASLLDTQQAFGYTQEDTKFLMLPMASAGEEAIGSMGADAALPVLSSRNKVLYNYFKQLFAQVTNPPIDPIREEIVMSLTSFIGPKPNLLGIDETKPAPRLEVHQPVLSEEDIAKLYDIEKLTKSVYKSQVLDITYPVKDGAAGAEKAIAALCKAAEKAVAKGYNVLILSDRAMSAARVAIPALLATAAVHHHLVKAGLRTSTGLVVDTGSAREVHHFALLAGYGAEAVCPWLAFDTIATLELPAGLDVKDAKKRFIKAVDKGLMKVMSKMGISTYQSYCGSQIFEAIGLNSDFIEKYFPGTASQIEGIGLKEVAEEAVRTHTAAYGNDPVLATMLEAGGEYAWRTRGEDHTWTPDSIAKLQHSTRSNNYATYKEYAKLINDQTERQMTLRGLFEIKPAGKPVPLDEVESAKEIVKRFATGAMSLGSISTEAHTTLAIAMNRIGGKSNTGEGGEDANRFKVLHGGEKLSEIIGKNRIEADLTMKPGDSLRSRIKQVASGRFGVTAEYLSSADQIQIKMAQGAKPGEGGQLPGGKVSEYIGKLRHSVPGVGLISPPPHHDIYSIEDLAQLIHDLKNSNPAASISVKLVSEVGVGTVAAGVSKAKADHIVISGFDGGTGASPLSSVKHAGTPWELGLAEAQQTLVLNQLRGRIGLQVDGQLKTGRDVLIGALLGADEFGFATAPLVVEGCIMMRKCHLNTCPVGVATQDPALRKKFTGQPEHVVNYFFFVAEEVRELMSQMGIRKFEDLVGRSDLLDMRKGIKHWKAKGLDFSRIFHQPAMPASVARRHAEEQDHGLDQALDNDLIAEAKEALDAKRVVTIETKIRNVNRSVGTMLSHEVAKRHGNAGLPDDTIRVKLVGTAGQSFGAFLAHGITFQLEGEGNDYVGKGLCGGRIIVKPSDDSKLVAEDNIVVGNTVLYGATAGEVFFRGVAGERFAVRNSGAIAVVEGVGDHGCEYMTGGMVVVLGQTGRNFAAGMSGGVAYVLDEDGTFPQRCNLAMVQLEAVPEEVAASETGEVEAHGRVHFNHLNKADEAALRGKIEKHLRYTGSARARQILDNWATYLPKFVKVMPTEYRRALLEIAAQQKEAA from the coding sequence ATGATCGAGGTGAGGAACAAGGTGAGCAATTCTTCGTTGCCAGCGCAGCAGGGTCTCTATGACCCACGTCAAGAACACGATGCATGTGGTGTCGGATTCGTCGCACATATCAAGGGGTTAGCCAGTCACGATCGAGTCAGCCAGGGTTTGCAGATCCTGGAGAACCTGACGCACCGCGGTGCAGTCGGAGCCGATCCGCTGGCGGGCGATGGTGCCGGCATCCTGATCCAGATCCCCGATGCATTCCTGCGCAAGGCATTGGAGAAATCCAGGGTGGCACTGCCGCCAGCCGGGGAATATGGCGTCGGCATGCTGTTCCTGCCGCGCGATGCGAAAGCACGCGCTGCCTGCGAGAAAATCATCGCCGACAAGATCAAGGCCGAAGGGCAGACACTGCTGGGCTGGCGCGATGTGCCGGTGGATAACAGCGGCCTAGGCGAGAGCGTGAAAGCGGTCGAACCCTGTGTGCGCCAGGTGTTCATCGGTCGCGGCAAGAAGACTGCCGATCAGGATGCCTTCGAGCGCAAACTGTTTGTCATCCGCAAGACCGCCGAACATGCAATCGGCAATTTGCCGAAAGAGCAGGGCAAAGGGTTCTACGCCCCCTCCATGTCGTCGCGCACCATCGTCTACAAAGGCATGCTGCTGGCCGACCAGGTCGGCAAATACTTCCTCGATCTGCAGGACAAGGCGCTGGTCAGCGCGTTTTCGTTGGTGCACCAGCGCTTTTCCACCAACACTTTCCCTACCTGGAACCTGGCGCATCCGTTCCGCATGATCGCGCACAACGGCGAGATCAATACGCTGCGCGGCAACGTCAACTGGATGGCGGCGCGCCATGCCGCGATGTCGTCGAAGTTCCTCGGCAAGGATCTGGACAAGCTGTGGCCGCTGATCGTCGAAGGCCAGTCCGACTCCGCCTGTTTCGACAACGCGCTGGAACTGCTGGTGGCAGGCGGCTACTCGCTGCCGCACGCGATGATGCTGCTGATCCCCGAAGCCTGGGCCGGCAACCCTCTGATGGACGAAGAGCGTCGCGCCTTCTACGAATACCATGCCGCGCTGATGGAGCCGTGGGACGGCCCGGCCGCCGTGGCCTTCACCGACGGCCGCATGATCGGTGCGACGCTGGATCGCAACGGCCTGCGTCCGGCGCGTTACCTGATCACCGACGACGACGTGGTGCTGATGGCATCCGAGATGGGCGTATTGCCGATTCCCGAACAGAAGGTAGTCAAGAAGTGGCGCCTGCAGCCGGGCAAGATGTTCCTGATCGACATGCAGGCCGGCCGCATCGTGGACGATGCGGAGCTGAAACAGCAGATTGCCACCGCCAAACCTTACCGTAAGTGGATCGAACAATCACGCCATTACCTCGACGACCTGCCGAAGTCCAAAGCCACGCTCAAGAACGAAGCCAGTCTGCTCGATACCCAGCAGGCCTTCGGTTACACCCAGGAAGACACCAAGTTCCTGATGCTGCCGATGGCCAGCGCGGGAGAAGAAGCGATCGGCTCCATGGGGGCCGATGCCGCGCTGCCGGTGCTGTCGAGCAGGAACAAGGTGCTGTACAACTACTTCAAGCAGTTGTTCGCGCAAGTGACCAACCCGCCGATCGACCCGATCCGCGAAGAGATCGTGATGTCGCTGACCTCTTTCATCGGTCCCAAGCCCAACCTGCTGGGCATCGACGAGACCAAACCGGCGCCGCGCCTGGAAGTGCATCAGCCCGTACTGTCGGAAGAAGATATCGCCAAGCTGTATGACATCGAGAAGCTGACCAAGAGTGTCTACAAGTCGCAGGTGCTGGACATCACCTATCCGGTCAAGGATGGCGCGGCGGGCGCGGAAAAGGCGATCGCCGCTCTGTGCAAGGCAGCCGAGAAGGCTGTCGCCAAGGGTTACAACGTATTGATCCTGTCCGACCGTGCCATGAGTGCGGCGCGCGTGGCGATCCCGGCCCTGCTGGCGACAGCTGCCGTGCATCATCATTTGGTGAAGGCTGGCCTGCGCACCAGTACCGGCCTGGTAGTGGACACGGGCTCTGCACGTGAAGTGCATCACTTCGCCCTGCTGGCAGGCTATGGCGCGGAAGCCGTCTGCCCGTGGCTCGCCTTCGACACCATCGCGACGCTGGAACTGCCGGCCGGCCTGGATGTGAAGGATGCCAAGAAGCGTTTCATCAAGGCTGTCGACAAGGGACTGATGAAGGTGATGTCCAAGATGGGCATCTCCACTTACCAATCCTACTGCGGTTCGCAGATCTTCGAAGCGATCGGCCTCAACAGCGATTTCATCGAGAAGTATTTCCCCGGCACCGCTTCGCAGATCGAGGGCATCGGCCTGAAGGAAGTGGCGGAAGAAGCCGTGCGCACGCACACCGCAGCCTATGGCAATGACCCGGTGCTGGCCACCATGCTGGAAGCCGGCGGCGAATATGCCTGGCGTACGCGTGGTGAAGACCACACCTGGACGCCGGATTCCATCGCCAAATTGCAGCACTCGACGCGTTCCAACAATTACGCAACCTACAAGGAATACGCCAAGCTGATCAACGACCAGACCGAACGCCAGATGACGTTGCGCGGCCTGTTCGAGATCAAGCCCGCAGGCAAACCTGTGCCGCTGGACGAAGTCGAGTCGGCGAAAGAAATCGTCAAGCGTTTCGCCACCGGCGCGATGTCGCTGGGCTCCATCTCCACCGAGGCGCATACCACACTGGCGATCGCGATGAACCGCATCGGCGGCAAATCCAACACAGGCGAGGGCGGCGAAGATGCCAACCGCTTCAAGGTCCTGCATGGCGGCGAGAAGCTGTCCGAGATCATCGGCAAGAACCGCATCGAAGCCGACCTGACCATGAAACCGGGCGATTCGCTGCGTTCGCGCATCAAGCAGGTCGCTTCCGGCCGTTTCGGCGTGACGGCGGAATATCTTTCCAGCGCGGACCAGATCCAGATCAAGATGGCGCAGGGCGCGAAACCCGGCGAAGGCGGCCAGCTGCCCGGCGGCAAGGTGTCGGAATACATCGGCAAGCTGCGCCACTCGGTGCCCGGCGTCGGCCTGATCTCGCCGCCGCCGCACCACGACATCTATTCCATCGAGGATCTGGCGCAGCTGATCCACGATCTGAAGAATTCCAACCCGGCGGCATCGATTTCGGTGAAGCTGGTGTCCGAAGTCGGCGTGGGCACGGTGGCTGCTGGCGTATCCAAGGCCAAGGCCGACCACATCGTGATCTCCGGTTTCGATGGCGGTACCGGCGCATCGCCGCTGTCATCGGTGAAGCATGCCGGCACGCCGTGGGAGCTGGGCCTGGCCGAAGCGCAGCAGACGCTGGTGCTGAACCAGCTGCGCGGCCGCATCGGCCTGCAAGTGGACGGCCAGTTGAAGACCGGTCGCGATGTGCTGATCGGTGCACTGCTCGGCGCGGATGAGTTCGGCTTCGCCACCGCACCGCTGGTGGTCGAGGGCTGCATCATGATGCGCAAGTGCCACCTCAACACCTGTCCGGTCGGCGTCGCGACGCAAGACCCGGCGCTGCGCAAGAAATTCACCGGCCAGCCGGAACACGTGGTGAACTACTTCTTCTTCGTCGCCGAAGAAGTGCGTGAACTGATGTCGCAGATGGGTATCCGCAAATTCGAGGATCTGGTCGGTCGCAGCGATTTGCTCGACATGCGCAAGGGCATCAAGCACTGGAAGGCGAAGGGGCTGGACTTCTCGCGCATCTTCCATCAGCCCGCAATGCCTGCTAGCGTGGCGCGCCGTCATGCCGAGGAGCAGGATCACGGCCTGGACCAGGCGCTGGACAACGACCTCATCGCGGAAGCCAAGGAGGCGCTGGACGCGAAACGCGTGGTGACCATCGAAACGAAGATCCGCAACGTCAATCGCAGCGTCGGCACCATGCTGTCGCACGAAGTGGCCAAGCGCCACGGCAATGCCGGCCTGCCCGACGATACCATCCGCGTGAAGCTGGTCGGTACCGCCGGCCAGAGTTTCGGCGCCTTCCTGGCGCACGGCATCACTTTCCAGCTGGAAGGCGAAGGCAACGATTATGTCGGCAAGGGCCTGTGCGGCGGACGCATCATCGTCAAGCCGTCCGACGACAGCAAACTGGTGGCTGAGGACAACATCGTCGTCGGCAACACCGTGCTGTATGGCGCGACCGCAGGCGAGGTGTTCTTCCGCGGCGTCGCCGGCGAACGTTTCGCGGTGCGCAATTCCGGCGCCATCGCAGTGGTGGAAGGCGTGGGCGATCATGGCTGCGAATACATGACCGGCGGCATGGTGGTGGTGCTGGGACAGACCGGGCGCAACTTCGCGGCCGGCATGTCCGGCGGCGTCGCCTATGTGCTGGACGAGGACGGCACCTTCCCGCAACGCTGCAACCTGGCGATGGTACAGCTGGAGGCCGTACCGGAAGAGGTCGCGGCCAGCGAGACCGGCGAGGTGGAGGCGCACGGACGCGTGCATTTCAATCACCTGAACAAGGCGGATGAAGCGGCCTTGCGCGGCAAGATCGAAAAGCACCTGCGCTACACCGGCAGTGCCCGCGCCAGACAGATACTGGATAACTGGGCGACTTACCTGCCCAAATTTGTGAAGGTCATGCCGACCGAATATCGTCGTGCGTTGCTCGAGATCGCGGCGCAGCAGAAGGAGGCCGCATAA